A genomic segment from Nicotiana tabacum cultivar K326 chromosome 9, ASM71507v2, whole genome shotgun sequence encodes:
- the LOC107788661 gene encoding DEAD-box ATP-dependent RNA helicase 41-like, protein MESSVAAENDSNAAEDDVKERCWDQREALAGEPRCVICGRYGEYICDETDDDICSLECKGILLSRLAISRQPTARPCPVKLPATDECYYVRDNDKSEVKPLTTDQTELLRRKLDIVVKGDTTPPPVLSFASCKLPQKLLENIEVAGYEMPTPVQMQAIPAALAGKSLLVSAETGSGKTGSFLIPIVSRCAKVNEEHFQNQQKPLAMVLTPTRELCIQVEDQAKVLGKGLPFKTALVVGGDAMAGQLHRIQQGVSLIVGTPGRLIDLLTKHEIELDTISILVLDEVDCMLQRGFREQVMQIFTALSQPQVLMYSATIPKEVERMASSMVKKVTVISVGKPNKPNQAVKQLAIWVDSKRKKQKLFDILMSKQHYKPPVIVFVGSRLGADLLSEAITVSTGLKALPIHGEKSMKDRREIVRSFLVGEVPVIVATGVLGRGIDLLTVKQVVVFDMPNSIKEYVHQVGRASRMGEEGTAIVFVNEENKKLFPELVETLKTSGAAIPRELANSRHSVGSFSAGRGQKKRKHGF, encoded by the exons ATGGAAAGCTCGGTAGCTGCAGAAAATGATAGTAATGCCGCAG AGGATGATGTAAAGGAGAGGTGTTGGGACCAAAGGGAAGCGTTAGCGGGCGAGCCTCGATGTGTTATATGTGGCCGCTATGGTGAGTACATTTGCGATGAGACTGATGATGATATTTGCAGCTTGGAATGCAAAGGTATATTATTGTCGCGGCTTGCAATATCGCGGCAACCAACTGCTCGTCCATGTCCTGTGAAGTTACCAGCAACTGATGAGTGCTATTATGTTAGGGATAATGATAAATCTGAAGTGAAACCACTAACAACTGACCAGACTGAACTTTTGAGAAGGAAACTTGATATTGTTGTGAAGGGAGACACTACACCACCTCCCGTCTTGTCATTTGCTTCCTGCAAGCTACCTCAGAAGCTTCTCGAGAATATTGAAGTTGCTGGTTATGAAATGCCAACTCCTGTCCAAATGCAAGCAATTCCTGCTGCTTTAGCAGGGAAAAGCTTGCTTGTTTCAGCGGAGACTGGTTCTGGTAAAACTGGCTCGTTTCTAATTCCTATAGTTTCTCGATGTGCAAAAGTTAATGAAGAGCATTTCCAAAACCAGCAGAAACCATTAGCTATGGTTCTCACACCTACTAGAGAACTCTGCATACAGGTAGAGGATCAAGCCAAGGTGCTAGGGAAGGGTTTGCCCTTCAAAACTGCATTGGTGGTAGGTGGTGATGCCATGGCGGGACAGCTCCACCGCATCCAGCAGGGAGTGTCTTTAATTGTGGGAACTCCTGGAAGGCTCATTGACCTTTTAACGAAGCACGAGATTGAACTGGATACTATTTCAATTCTTGTTCTTGATGAAGTAGATTGCATGCTCCAAAGAGGTTTCCGTGAGCAGGTGATGCAGATTTTTACGGCTCTGTCTCAACCTCAAGTTTTAATGTATTCTGCAACAATTCCTAAAGAAGTAGAGCGGATGGCAAGCTCAATGGTGAAAAAGGTCACTGTCATCTCTGTTGGGAAGCCAAATAAACCTAATCAGGCTGTCAAGCAGTTAGCGATTTGGGTAGACTCGAAGCGGAAGAAGCAAAAGCTTTTCGATATTTTGATGAGCAAGCAGCATTACAAGCCACCAGTTATTGTATTTGTAGGTTCTAGACTTGGAGCAGATCTCCTTTCTGAAGCAATAACAGTTAGTACAGGGCTAAAAGCATTGCCAATTCATGGTGAGAAATCAATGAAGGATAGGAGAGAAATTGTAAGGTCATTTCTAGTTGGAGAAGTTCCTGTTATTGTGGCCACAGGGGTGTTGGGTCGAGGAATCGATCTGTTGACTGTGAAACAGGTTGTTGTGTTTGATATGCCAAATTCCATCAAGGAGTATGTGCACCAGGTTGGAAGGGCATCTAGAATGGGAGAGGAAGGTACAGCAATTGTCTTTGTGAATGAAGAGAATAAGAAATTGTTCCCCGAGTTGGTTGAAACTCTTAAAACATCTGGTGCTGCTATTCCACGTGAGCTTGCTAATTCACGGCATTCTGTTGGCTCTTTCTCTGCTGGCAGAGGTCAGAAAAAACGAAAACATGGTTTCTGA
- the LOC107788662 gene encoding putative plastid-lipid-associated protein 12, chloroplastic, whose protein sequence is MARMEIGNLGLRFRPQISINLSRNNYCKQFLGQKKQNKKRILLCSVVDQKEAKVSSFSNEENALIEALIGIQGRGRSASPQQLQEVERAVKVLEGSDGVSEPTSSSLIEGRWQLMFTTRPGSASPIQRTFVGVDSFSVFQEVFLRTNDPRVSNIVKFSEAIGELKVEALATIKDGKRILFQFDRAAFSFKFLPVKVPYPVPFRLLGDEAKGWLDTTYLSPSGNLRISRGNKGTTFVLQKEAEPRQKLLSSISTGTSVEKAIEEFISLNQNVANPELELLVGEWQMVWSSQVETDSWVENAGNGLMGMQIVKPNGQLKFLVEIFFGIRFSMTGKYEKSGSNTYDVIMDDGAFVAGIYGIPVEMESKFTIEILYTDDKIRISRGYNKILFVHVRVDGSKKK, encoded by the exons ATGGCAAGAATGGAAATTGGTAATTTGGGTCTTCGATTTAGGCCTCAAATTTCCATAAATTTAAGTAGAAACAATTATTGCAAGCAATTTCTTGGTCAGAAAAAGCAAAACAAGAAGAGAATTCTGCTATGCTCTGTTGTAGACCAAAAAGAAGCCAAAGTTTCTTCATTTAGTAATGAAGAAAATGCTCTAATTGAAGCTCTTATTGGTATTCAAGGTCGTGGTCGCTCTGCTTCTCCTCAACAACTTCAA GAGGTTGAACGCGCTGTTAAAGTTCTTGAAGGATCGGATGGTGTTTCTGAACCA ACAAGCTCGAGTTTGATTGAGGGTCGGTGGCAGCTGATGTTCACGACTAGGCCAGGATCAGCGTCTCCTATTCAG AGAACTTTTGTTGGGGTAGATTCATTCAGTGTATTTCAAGAAGTGTTCCTTAGAACGAATGATCCACGTGTATCCAACATCGTAAAGTTTTCTGAAGCAATAGGTGAGCTGAAAGTAGAG GCACTTGCAACAATCAAAGATGGAAAACGAATCCTTTTCCAATTTGATAGAGCAGCCTTTTCATTCAAATTTCTACCCGTCAAGGTTCCATACCCTGTACCTTTTCGACTTCTGGGAGATGAAGCTAAGGGCTGGTTAGACACAACGTATTTATCCCCATCTGGAAATCTCCGTATTTCAAGAGGAAACAAG GGAACAACATTTGTGCTGCAAAAGGAAGCTGAACCAAGACAAAAATTGCTTTCATCAATTTCAACGGGTACAAGTGTTGAAAAG GCGATTGAGGAATTTATTTCCTTGAACCAAAATGTAGCAAATCCTGAATTGGAACTCCTTGTGGGAGAGTGGCAAATGGTATGGAGTTCACAG GTTGAGACAGATAGTTGGGTTGAAAATGCTGGCAATGGTCTCATGGGCATGCAG ATTGTCAAACCAAATGGACAGTTGAAGTTCCTGGTTGAGATATTCTTCGGGATTAGGTTCTCCATGACtggaaaatatga GAAATCCGGTAGTAACACGTACGATGTCATAATGGATGATGGAGCATTCGTGGCCGGAATATATGGAATTCCAGTTGAAATGGAAAGCAAGTTCACCATAGAAATACT ATATACCGATGACAAGATCAGAATTTCACGGGGCTACAACAAGATTCTCTTCGTCCATGTACGCGTAGATGGATCCAAAAAGAAGTGA
- the LOC107821822 gene encoding protein NDR1-like gives MSDSRAWTCVKLIGSLGVVALVLWLSFRTTKPKCSINDFYVPGLDKSVNSNNNASRRNNNLSFQLNLKNEMKDKAVRYNDITLKFYYGTNTSYPIGNFTVEGFKQGKDKELFKSGMIETHNMPWDAALKAVTNGSKAIFRVDVSSRIRYKITFWYTKRHNYFVENKVEVDDKGRSGAQQLSYGFGVFGVTLFVLSFLL, from the coding sequence ATGTCAGACTCACGTGCTTGGACTTGTGTGAAATTAATAGGGAGTTTAGGCGTTGTAGCTCTGGTTCTTTGGTTAAGTTTTCGTACCACGAAACCTAAATGTTCCATCAATGATTTTTACGTGCCAGGTCTTGACAAATCAGTCAACTCCAACAACAACGCCAGTAGACGCAACAACAATCTGTCATTTCAACTCAATCTGAAGAATGAAATGAAGGACAAAGCTGTTCGTTACAATGATATTACACTTAAGTTTTACTATGGTACAAACACAAGTTACCCTATTGGTAATTTTACAGTTGAAGGATTTAAACAAGGGAAAGATAAAGAACTTTTTAAAAGTGGGATGATTGAAACTCATAATATGCCATGGGATGCTGCACTTAAAGCTGTTACAAATGGATCTAAGGCGATTTTTCGAGTTGATGTGAGTAGCAGAATAAGGTACAAGATTACATTTTGGTATACTAAGAGACATAATTATTTTGTGGAAAATAAGGTTGAAGTTGATGATAAAGGTAGATCTGGTGCACAACAACTGAGTTATGGTTTTGGGGTTTTTGGAgttacattatttgtattgtcaTTTTTACTTTGA